A stretch of DNA from Candidatus Pseudomonas phytovorans:
CTCAAGCGCGCCACCAGGCTGGCCCATACCGACTTGTCGGCCTTCAGCGCCAGCTCCAGGTTTTCGAACACTGTCAGCGCCTCGAACACCGTGGGCTTCTGGAACTTGCGGCCAATGCCGGCCTGGGCGATCTGGTATTCGCTCATGCGGGTCAGGTCGAGGGTGTCGCCAAAGTAGGCGCTGCCAGTGTCGGGGCGGGTCTTGCCGGTGATCACGTCCATCATCGTGGTCTTGCCGGCGCCGTTGGGGCCGATGATGCAGCGCAGTTCGCCCACGCCGATGTACAGGTTCAGCGCGTTGAGCGCCTTGAAACCATCGAAGCTGACGCTGATGTCCTCAAGGCTAAGCACCGTGCCGTGGCGGGTGTCGAGGCCGGCCTTGCGGCTTTGACCAAGGCCGATGGCGTCGCGGCCGGCGCCGAGCTGGTCGAATACCGGTTCGAGCATGAATTCCGGGTGTACCGGGGGCACGCCTCTCATGGCTGGCTCCTTTTCTTCAACAGGCCGACCACGCCCTTGGGCAGGTACAGGGTGACGACGATGAACAGCGCGCCGAGGAAGAACAGCCAGAACTCCGGGAAGGCCACGGTGAACCAGCTCTTCATGCCATTGACCAGGCCGGCGCCGAGCAGCGGGCCGATCAGCGTGCCGCGCCCGCCCAGGGCCACCCACACGGCGGCTTCGATGGAGTTGGTCGGCGACATTTC
This window harbors:
- the urtD gene encoding urea ABC transporter ATP-binding protein UrtD — protein: MRGVPPVHPEFMLEPVFDQLGAGRDAIGLGQSRKAGLDTRHGTVLSLEDISVSFDGFKALNALNLYIGVGELRCIIGPNGAGKTTMMDVITGKTRPDTGSAYFGDTLDLTRMSEYQIAQAGIGRKFQKPTVFEALTVFENLELALKADKSVWASLVARLSGEQRQRIDEVLTTLRLLPLAQRQAGLLSHGQKQFLEIGMLLVQEPQLLLLDEPVAGMTDAETEFTAELFKGLAGKHSLMVVEHDMGFVGSIADHVTVLHQGSVLAEGSLEQVQADERVVEVYLGR